Proteins from a single region of Aquirhabdus parva:
- a CDS encoding SPFH domain-containing protein, which yields MSIGSFIRKQFIDVIEWDQQGDDVLMWRYPMQDNEIQNGAQLTVRDGQVAVFVNEGQVADVFTPGLHRLTTQTLPVLTNLKNWDKLFASPFKSDVLFFSTRLQLGRKWGTAQPITLRDKDFDMVRLRAFGMYSYQLVDPKAFYQEVTGANPSYSSDQVEPQLRNLIVSNISSGIAASGIPFLDLAANQGVMGDQLKLALTPLFARYGLKLDAFVVENISLPEDLQKAIDTRISMGMMGDLNKFTQYQVASSIPLAAQNEGGIAGVGAGLAAGFGMGQIMTNALQGATTVPAQSTSMPSQPEATPAAPAVDLVARMSQLKALLDQGLITQVDFESTKADILKSLAK from the coding sequence ATGAGTATTGGATCATTTATTCGTAAGCAGTTTATTGATGTCATTGAGTGGGATCAGCAAGGCGATGATGTGCTGATGTGGCGCTATCCGATGCAAGACAATGAAATTCAAAATGGCGCTCAGTTAACGGTTCGTGATGGTCAAGTGGCCGTGTTTGTGAATGAAGGCCAAGTTGCTGATGTTTTTACCCCTGGTTTACATCGTTTAACGACTCAAACTTTACCCGTTCTCACCAACTTAAAGAACTGGGACAAACTGTTTGCATCACCGTTTAAATCAGATGTGTTATTTTTCAGCACTCGCCTGCAACTGGGTCGTAAATGGGGAACAGCGCAGCCCATTACCTTACGTGATAAAGACTTTGATATGGTTCGTCTTCGTGCGTTCGGGATGTACTCTTATCAGTTGGTTGACCCTAAAGCGTTCTACCAAGAAGTGACTGGCGCTAACCCAAGCTATAGCAGTGATCAGGTTGAACCTCAACTTCGTAATCTGATTGTCTCGAATATCAGCAGCGGGATTGCGGCGAGTGGTATTCCATTTTTGGATTTAGCCGCCAACCAAGGGGTCATGGGCGATCAGCTCAAGTTGGCATTGACTCCTTTATTTGCTCGTTATGGTCTAAAACTAGATGCCTTTGTGGTGGAGAATATCTCACTACCTGAAGACTTGCAAAAAGCCATTGATACTCGAATTTCCATGGGCATGATGGGCGATTTGAATAAGTTCACGCAATACCAAGTTGCATCTTCAATTCCGCTTGCTGCGCAAAATGAAGGCGGCATTGCAGGCGTTGGAGCAGGCTTAGCCGCGGGCTTTGGTATGGGGCAAATCATGACCAATGCATTGCAAGGTGCAACGACTGTTCCAGCTCAATCTACATCTATGCCAAGTCAACCTGAAGCTACACCCGCAGCACCCGCTGTAGATCTTGTGGCAAGAATGAGTCAGCTCAAAGCACTGCTTGATCAAGGGCTCATCACGCAAGTGGATTTTGAAAGTACAAAAGCGGACATCTTAAAATCATTGGCAAAATAA
- a CDS encoding DUF350 domain-containing protein produces MQDLIQFVGQELSQLVTPFLLNYALYLFGGVVFTFIFSVIYMWFTPYNEMALIRAGHGAAALSFAGALIGFALTLAACAIYHTSFVAFMGWALAAMVVQLIGYVVTSRLIPNLKQHMLDNNLAVGGFVGTVALALGILNAGCLS; encoded by the coding sequence ATGCAAGATTTAATACAGTTTGTGGGACAGGAGTTGAGTCAGTTGGTAACGCCTTTTCTTTTAAATTATGCGCTGTATTTGTTTGGCGGTGTGGTTTTCACATTTATTTTTTCAGTCATCTATATGTGGTTTACACCCTACAATGAAATGGCATTGATTAGAGCAGGCCATGGCGCGGCAGCATTAAGTTTTGCTGGCGCATTGATCGGTTTTGCATTAACACTTGCCGCTTGTGCGATCTATCATACGAGTTTTGTAGCTTTTATGGGGTGGGCATTGGCCGCCATGGTTGTGCAATTGATTGGTTATGTCGTGACCTCTCGCTTGATCCCCAATTTGAAACAACACATGTTGGATAATAATCTGGCCGTGGGTGGGTTTGTCGGTACGGTTGCTTTGGCGCTCGGTATTTTAAATGCAGGGTGTTTGTCATAA
- the speD gene encoding adenosylmethionine decarboxylase: MNTGLNTMDGIHLIADLYDCQCPLPLIETLTTLEPCMVTAAKDADMQVVGVRFHQFQPVGVTGVVLLAESHVAVHTWPERAYVTLDVYVCNHTGDNQSKAECLFEALIQLFNPKHAERVQVKRGSRFV, encoded by the coding sequence TTGAATACTGGACTCAATACCATGGATGGCATTCATCTCATTGCAGATCTTTATGATTGCCAATGCCCACTACCACTGATTGAAACATTAACGACATTAGAACCATGTATGGTGACGGCGGCTAAAGACGCTGATATGCAGGTTGTCGGTGTACGTTTTCATCAATTTCAACCTGTTGGCGTAACGGGTGTGGTACTGTTGGCAGAGTCTCATGTGGCAGTGCATACTTGGCCTGAGCGCGCATATGTCACTTTAGATGTGTATGTCTGTAATCACACGGGTGATAATCAGAGTAAAGCTGAGTGCCTTTTTGAGGCTTTGATTCAGTTGTTTAATCCCAAGCATGCCGAACGTGTACAGGTCAAACGTGGCAGTCGATTCGTGTAG
- a CDS encoding FAD-dependent oxidoreductase, whose product MNRRHFLGYAAASSLMAGCRWPSWSVIPPWLPIKILDGGMRQGHQFVRDQAQHMPSPSSERNVDTVILGGGIAGLTAGWRLAQAGFKDFALLNGFEQYGNASAGQWQDVSYPRGAHYLPFPTPESVHVQEILRDFGILQGQNLGDINSYDERCVVHSPDERLWLGGGQYWHDTLMPPAAKDSADWVQQQRFLKLVNGLKGKRGLDGKVLFAIPIALSSQDAEWRKLDTLTFDQWLDREGYTSEGLRWYLDYSCRDDYGFGSDKVSAWAGIHYFASRIHDSEKDHQTSLLTWGGGLNPLAQQLSQASRPQQLMQAAIHLVETRDGVQVWSTDMAGKVTLIKAKRAICAMPLHVLKHVFPQLKDYGFDVTQDILPHVPWLVSNVWLNGFPREVGDVPLSWENIVYGSKSLGYVVATQQWIRVARPPHSVFTAYHSMADQAPEAARAWMQRASPYELLDVGLQDLIKVYGTDLWSCVAGVEVMLRGHAMSAPVKGYLSQKGLLALRDADQKVMFAHSDLSGYSIFEEASWWGWQAAGKLI is encoded by the coding sequence ATGAATCGTCGTCATTTTTTGGGTTATGCCGCTGCCAGCAGTTTGATGGCAGGGTGTCGCTGGCCGTCATGGTCTGTGATCCCACCGTGGTTGCCGATTAAAATCCTCGATGGGGGGATGCGTCAAGGACATCAATTTGTGCGTGATCAGGCGCAACATATGCCGAGTCCCAGTAGCGAACGCAATGTCGATACCGTCATTTTGGGGGGCGGTATTGCGGGGTTAACGGCAGGCTGGCGGTTAGCCCAAGCGGGGTTCAAGGATTTCGCATTACTCAATGGCTTTGAGCAATACGGCAATGCCAGTGCGGGGCAATGGCAAGATGTGAGCTATCCCCGAGGTGCCCATTATTTGCCATTTCCAACCCCTGAGTCGGTTCACGTGCAAGAAATTCTGCGTGATTTTGGTATTTTGCAAGGACAGAACTTGGGTGATATCAATAGCTATGATGAGCGCTGTGTTGTGCATTCTCCGGATGAGCGTTTATGGTTGGGTGGCGGGCAGTATTGGCACGATACCCTGATGCCGCCTGCGGCAAAAGATTCTGCAGATTGGGTTCAGCAACAACGATTTTTAAAACTTGTGAATGGTCTGAAGGGGAAACGAGGTCTCGATGGCAAAGTACTCTTTGCCATTCCCATCGCTTTATCCTCACAAGATGCCGAGTGGCGAAAATTAGATACATTGACGTTTGATCAATGGCTGGATCGAGAGGGTTATACCTCAGAGGGATTGCGCTGGTATCTCGACTATAGCTGTCGTGATGATTATGGCTTTGGCAGCGACAAAGTATCGGCTTGGGCGGGGATTCATTATTTTGCCAGTCGAATCCACGATAGTGAAAAAGACCATCAGACGTCACTGCTGACCTGGGGCGGTGGGCTTAATCCGTTGGCGCAGCAGTTATCACAAGCCAGTCGTCCTCAACAACTTATGCAAGCGGCGATACATTTAGTTGAGACGCGTGATGGCGTTCAAGTATGGTCGACAGATATGGCGGGTAAAGTGACATTGATTAAGGCTAAACGTGCAATTTGTGCGATGCCTTTACACGTGTTAAAGCATGTTTTCCCCCAATTAAAAGACTATGGTTTTGATGTGACTCAGGATATATTGCCTCATGTGCCTTGGTTGGTCTCCAATGTTTGGTTGAATGGCTTTCCGCGTGAAGTCGGTGATGTCCCACTCTCTTGGGAAAATATTGTATACGGTAGTAAAAGTCTGGGATATGTGGTCGCAACGCAACAATGGATTCGCGTGGCAAGACCCCCGCATTCCGTATTTACAGCCTATCATTCGATGGCTGATCAGGCGCCAGAAGCGGCTCGGGCCTGGATGCAACGCGCCAGTCCCTATGAGCTGCTTGATGTCGGGTTGCAAGACCTGATTAAAGTCTATGGCACTGATTTATGGTCTTGTGTGGCTGGTGTCGAGGTGATGTTGCGTGGACATGCGATGAGTGCACCAGTCAAAGGATATCTATCGCAAAAAGGATTGCTAGCACTGCGTGATGCTGACCAAAAAGTGATGTTTGCCCATAGTGATCTGTCTGGATATTCGATTTTTGAAGAAGCCAGTTGGTGGGGATGGCAAGCCGCAGGGAAACTGATATGA